In Aquimarina sp. TRL1, a single window of DNA contains:
- a CDS encoding FtsX-like permease family protein: MNFPFYIAKRYLFSSGSSNAINIITGIAAAGVIIGAMSLFIVLSGFAGLKDFSLQFSTFFDPDLTLFPGKGKSIELTAEKKEALVAMEDIAVFSEVVEERVYLEYDNKRKMAYIKGVGANYDQIIETDKILIEGEWLTGNDYQVVVGERIRAELGMWTGNAYAKLLSMYVPKPGKGISRDLSKSFRKETGVHIGTYSVNEELNKKYVFSTVGLARKLLGLEKEEVTNIEIKLVPDADEAVVIKKLKGIFGDQIEIKNRTQLNDTLYKMLNTENLVSYLVITLIAVIALFNVAGAIIMMIIDKKGNIKTLFNMGATLGDIRNIFLMQGALMTVLGTLLGLFLGFVLIVLQQQFGFLMITPTMQYPTRITGMSFLIVFFTITIIGTIAALLASSRINPKLVA, encoded by the coding sequence TTGAACTTTCCCTTCTACATCGCAAAACGATATTTGTTTTCATCAGGAAGTAGTAATGCCATTAATATTATTACAGGCATTGCAGCAGCTGGGGTGATTATTGGTGCTATGTCCTTATTCATTGTGCTTTCTGGTTTTGCAGGACTCAAGGATTTTAGTTTGCAATTTTCTACTTTTTTTGATCCGGATCTTACCCTCTTTCCCGGAAAGGGAAAAAGCATCGAATTAACAGCAGAGAAGAAAGAAGCACTTGTAGCTATGGAAGATATTGCTGTTTTTTCTGAAGTAGTAGAAGAAAGGGTATATCTGGAATATGATAATAAGCGAAAAATGGCTTATATAAAAGGAGTAGGGGCTAATTATGACCAGATTATAGAAACCGATAAAATCCTTATCGAGGGGGAGTGGCTGACTGGAAATGATTATCAGGTGGTGGTTGGAGAAAGAATTCGGGCAGAACTAGGAATGTGGACAGGGAATGCTTATGCTAAATTGCTAAGTATGTACGTCCCGAAACCAGGAAAAGGAATTTCCAGAGATTTATCCAAATCTTTTAGAAAAGAGACTGGAGTGCATATAGGAACCTATAGTGTTAATGAAGAGTTGAATAAAAAGTATGTTTTTAGTACGGTGGGGTTGGCCAGGAAATTATTGGGTTTAGAAAAAGAGGAAGTAACAAATATTGAAATAAAGCTTGTTCCTGATGCGGATGAGGCAGTAGTAATAAAGAAGCTGAAAGGAATATTTGGCGATCAAATAGAAATTAAAAACAGAACACAGCTTAATGATACGCTGTATAAGATGCTAAATACAGAAAACCTGGTCTCCTATCTGGTAATTACATTAATAGCTGTTATAGCATTGTTTAATGTGGCAGGGGCTATTATTATGATGATTATTGATAAAAAAGGAAATATCAAAACCTTGTTTAATATGGGGGCTACACTGGGAGATATCCGGAATATATTTCTTATGCAGGGTGCTTTGATGACGGTTTTAGGAACGCTATTAGGATTGTTTTTAGGCTTTGTGCTGATTGTATTACAACAACAGTTTGGATTCCTGATGATCACTCCTACGATGCAATATCCAACCCGCATTACTGGAATGAGTTTTCTGATTGTATTTTTTACAATTACAATAATAGGGACTATTGCAGCCCTTTTGGCATCGAGTAGGATTAACCCAAAGTTAGTTGCTTAG
- the rbfA gene encoding 30S ribosome-binding factor RbfA — protein METNRQKKIAGVLQRDIADIVQQALREAGVQGILVSVTKVSVTTDLSQAKVYLSVFPSKEGENVLKEIQAVKSQIKHQVAQRTKHQLRRTPELLFFIDDSLEYIASIERAVKGLDNPLENPEQLERRQKK, from the coding sequence ATGGAAACAAATAGACAGAAAAAGATAGCAGGAGTATTACAGCGAGATATCGCTGATATTGTGCAGCAGGCATTAAGGGAAGCAGGAGTGCAGGGGATTTTAGTTTCTGTAACCAAAGTAAGTGTAACTACAGATTTGTCACAGGCAAAAGTGTATCTGAGTGTTTTTCCTAGTAAAGAAGGAGAAAACGTACTAAAAGAAATTCAGGCAGTAAAATCCCAGATTAAACATCAAGTAGCTCAACGAACGAAACATCAGTTACGTCGAACCCCCGAATTGCTATTTTTTATTGATGATTCTCTGGAGTATATTGCTTCCATAGAACGAGCAGTTAAGGGGTTGGATAATCCATTGGAAAACCCAGAGCAGTTAGAGCGAAGACAAAAGAAATAA
- the mce gene encoding methylmalonyl-CoA epimerase: MKKIEHLGIAVKDIKQANALYEKLLGVPPYKQEEVSSESVITSFFKVGESKIELLASTNEEGPIGKFIAKKGEGIHHVAFDVDDIEAELTRLEKEGFQLINKTPKPGADNKLVAFIHPKTTNGVLVELCQERTKE; this comes from the coding sequence ATCAAAAAAATAGAACATTTAGGTATTGCTGTCAAAGATATCAAACAGGCGAATGCTCTATACGAAAAGCTTCTTGGCGTGCCTCCTTATAAGCAAGAGGAAGTCAGTAGCGAATCCGTTATCACATCTTTCTTTAAGGTAGGAGAGAGTAAAATAGAACTTTTAGCCAGTACAAATGAAGAGGGACCTATCGGAAAATTTATCGCTAAAAAAGGAGAAGGAATTCATCATGTTGCATTTGATGTTGATGATATAGAAGCTGAGCTCACACGATTAGAAAAAGAAGGATTTCAGCTCATCAATAAAACCCCAAAACCCGGAGCAGACAATAAACTAGTTGCTTTTATTCATCCTAAAACGACCAATGGGGTTCTCGTGGAACTCTGCCAGGAACGCACCAAGGAATAA
- a CDS encoding DUF2459 domain-containing protein, translated as MERSKIKWIKRIKRILILFLCLMLIPVLYLLISLICTAITVNKTPDESEKTATIYLSTNGVHLDVIFEKKTMDSTLLKGIPNLERTRYLSFGWGDESFYKDTPTWGDLTFQNAFSALFLQSTTLLHVTRYQQRQVSWVPVKASVSRIIQLQKYILQTFELDEYKEKQLLPGIGYTDTDDFFKAKGSYSCFKTCNSWVNTGFKDSGLRACYWTPFDFGLLNKYTRIREKEEKAGVD; from the coding sequence TTGGAGCGGAGTAAAATAAAATGGATAAAGCGAATTAAAAGAATCTTGATTCTTTTTCTTTGTTTGATGTTGATCCCGGTGTTGTATTTGCTGATTTCATTGATTTGCACGGCTATTACAGTAAATAAGACTCCTGATGAAAGTGAAAAGACAGCCACGATCTACCTAAGTACTAATGGGGTTCATCTGGATGTTATTTTTGAAAAAAAGACGATGGATTCTACCTTGCTGAAAGGGATACCTAATCTGGAAAGAACTCGTTATCTTTCTTTTGGGTGGGGAGATGAGAGTTTTTATAAAGATACACCGACCTGGGGAGACCTGACATTTCAGAACGCATTTTCTGCACTGTTTTTACAAAGTACTACATTATTGCATGTGACACGCTATCAACAGAGGCAAGTATCTTGGGTGCCTGTTAAAGCATCTGTATCAAGAATAATACAATTGCAAAAATACATACTGCAGACCTTTGAGTTGGATGAATATAAAGAAAAACAACTACTTCCAGGAATAGGGTATACTGATACAGATGATTTTTTTAAGGCAAAAGGAAGTTATTCTTGCTTTAAAACCTGTAATTCCTGGGTGAATACGGGTTTTAAGGATAGTGGATTAAGGGCATGTTATTGGACTCCTTTTGATTTTGGGCTTCTGAACAAGTACACAAGAATAAGAGAAAAGGAAGAGAAAGCTGGTGTTGATTAA
- a CDS encoding VOC family protein: MKFGYVILYVEQVVDSLTFYTKAFGFPRRMITPEKDYGELQSGETVIAFASITLGDMNFKKGFQASTLTEHPYGMTLTFVTESIREDFEKAIAAGAKQEVALAEKPWGQTVGYLRDPNGFLIEICTPIPNTTV; the protein is encoded by the coding sequence ATGAAGTTTGGATATGTGATTCTGTATGTAGAACAGGTGGTAGATAGCCTGACGTTTTATACCAAAGCATTTGGATTTCCACGGCGAATGATTACTCCGGAGAAAGATTATGGAGAGTTGCAGTCAGGAGAAACTGTTATTGCTTTTGCTTCGATAACTCTGGGAGATATGAATTTTAAAAAAGGATTTCAAGCAAGTACATTGACAGAACACCCATATGGAATGACGTTAACATTTGTTACTGAATCTATACGGGAAGATTTTGAAAAAGCCATTGCCGCAGGAGCCAAACAAGAAGTAGCGTTAGCGGAAAAACCTTGGGGGCAAACGGTCGGGTATTTGAGAGATCCGAATGGATTTTTAATCGAAATATGTACTCCGATACCTAATACAACAGTATGA